The following proteins are co-located in the Diorhabda carinulata isolate Delta chromosome 4, icDioCari1.1, whole genome shotgun sequence genome:
- the LOC130892652 gene encoding DAZ-associated protein 2 isoform X1, whose protein sequence is MSDKKAIGGAGPPQSSGPSFTPQPPPQANPPMPTSQPYGVMPGIPGGNPYVIPGQTQIYPQGPPPTYDQALTHPAAIVGQHMYPPGAMYAAGYPTYLGYPTYAPMQYYPSLGAYSYAMQPAQLRPTIMIPNGYDAGARFDGIAQQVLPPAPPGVPPSAAQLAAMAGHQVALGQKKNTFLAGGSEGGYTFW, encoded by the exons CTATCGGTGGCGCCGGTCCCCCACAATCGAGTGGACCGTCTTTTACTCCGCAACCGCCGCCGCAAGCCAATCCCCCAATGCCTACGTCGCAACCGTACGGAG TAATGCCCGGTATACCGGGAGGTAATCCCTACGTGATTCCCGGACAGACTCAGATTTATCCTCAAGGTCCTCCTCCTACCTACGATCAAGCTCTAACTCATCCGGCGGCAATCGTCGGACAACAC atGTACCCCCCCGGCGCGATGTACGCCGCCGGTTACCCGACGTATTTAGGTTACCCGACCTACGCCCCGATGCAGTATTACCCATCGTTAGGCGCTTACTCGTACGCCATGCAACCCGCACAATTGAGGCCGACCATTATGATACCC AACGGGTACGACGCCGGCGCTCGATTCGACGGTATAGCTCAACAGGTACTTCCCCCGGCTCCGCCGGGCGTTCCCCCGTCGGCGGCGCAATTGGCCGCGATGGCCGGTCACCAGGTGGCGTTAGGACAGAAGAAAAATACTTTCCTGGCGGGCGGATCCGAGGGGGGGTATACTTTTTGGTAG
- the LOC130892652 gene encoding DAZ-associated protein 2 isoform X2, whose protein sequence is MPTSQPYGVMPGIPGGNPYVIPGQTQIYPQGPPPTYDQALTHPAAIVGQHMYPPGAMYAAGYPTYLGYPTYAPMQYYPSLGAYSYAMQPAQLRPTIMIPNGYDAGARFDGIAQQVLPPAPPGVPPSAAQLAAMAGHQVALGQKKNTFLAGGSEGGYTFW, encoded by the exons ATGCCTACGTCGCAACCGTACGGAG TAATGCCCGGTATACCGGGAGGTAATCCCTACGTGATTCCCGGACAGACTCAGATTTATCCTCAAGGTCCTCCTCCTACCTACGATCAAGCTCTAACTCATCCGGCGGCAATCGTCGGACAACAC atGTACCCCCCCGGCGCGATGTACGCCGCCGGTTACCCGACGTATTTAGGTTACCCGACCTACGCCCCGATGCAGTATTACCCATCGTTAGGCGCTTACTCGTACGCCATGCAACCCGCACAATTGAGGCCGACCATTATGATACCC AACGGGTACGACGCCGGCGCTCGATTCGACGGTATAGCTCAACAGGTACTTCCCCCGGCTCCGCCGGGCGTTCCCCCGTCGGCGGCGCAATTGGCCGCGATGGCCGGTCACCAGGTGGCGTTAGGACAGAAGAAAAATACTTTCCTGGCGGGCGGATCCGAGGGGGGGTATACTTTTTGGTAG